The sequence TATATGTGGATGCCATTCCTTGTATGCTATGATCAAAATTACTTccatttgttttgaaaatatacttATTATGAAATTGGTTCATTTCAAATGCAGATGCAAACATTTCTTGGTAAATTCATTTGAACTCTAGATACACATTAACGCACAGGCGTACACATTTGTAATCCTTGTCAAAAACGTCAAATAAAGCTCTCAAGAAGTTTGTCTAAAATCAAGGTCAACTTCACAACCAACCACACACTTCACATGCATATTGGATATATATTGGGTGTGAGATACAGCTTAATGTAGCGTTAGCcccatatattatacagaacCTTTGGTTTTATTGCCATCAGACGCCGCCTATCGGCTTTGTCTCCACGAATAAAGTCAGCGTGTTACAATTGTCAGTGTtctttggattaaaaattaagaAATTCCGAAGTTCTCTTTTTAAGCAAATCTTTTCCAATTAGCAAAGACTATAACTGAAAAAAGATTCACTTTCTGTAGATGCACTCTCAGTACATTGTGTTAGTCAATCTGTATAGGTAGTCAACTTGCAtggttttctttattttctaaACCTGTGGGACAGCAATTCCAACAATGTTAAAAACCGCCGTTGATTTCACATTTGTGGTTCAAAAGTAGCTATGCATGAAAGATTCTCAATGTTTTGTGCGTTTATTTTATCAGTTACTATATGACAGTTTGTAGCTCTGTAATGCATACAGTACCTATAAGAAGGCCTAGGATGGATAAACACAGGATTCAACATAGTTTACAACACTAATAATACATCAATAGTACACTATTGGTATagaacacagggacctggcatgatattttttaccaacagtataatatatatattataggtactataatttatatatgtatactgttagttaaaaaatcgtgccatgtccctgtggtATAGAGGATGTCATTTTGCTTTCCTTGAATCTTGTTTAATATTGGCTTTTCCATATTtggaaaagttttaattttgttatgcTTCATCAAGTAGGATGAAAGTTGTTTTGTGAGGTAGAAGGAGAAAATAGTGAGAGAATCACTTAATCTGGAGTTCATGGATTTGGCATTAAGTTCCACCCTCTGACACTAATGCTAGCTTGtagcacagggatctgagaattagttacagttgaTATATTCTATTAAATATAGACCTACCATTTGTCCATGTtatcaaattacatatgtatatacgtTTTATATGTCTAGATaataaaaattgacaaaacTCTTACTCTACATGATGGGTCTATGGACACACTGATGTgtgcaaacattttcaaacaaactaattctcagatccctccCTGTGGTTAGAAGCAGTAGATATTCGCCACATTAAATTATATtgcaagggagataaaataagataaatatattttattaatggATACATGTGTATGAAATGAAGATCTAATAATGTTAtaattctatttataatctAGCTCTGATCCTATTCTGAATCTGTTTCGTCTGGCGGAGGACCCAGGGGGCTCCTGGGTATTCTTCGGAAGTAAAGATTCCCCAAGGGACCCATCATTTCTGGACGTTCTTCATATTCGTCCGAGGATAATGCTAGTTTTTCTCTGAAAGATAAATGCGTATATGTTACTTATAAATGAAAGATAAATATGAATGTTAGCTAGAATATTtagaagaaaaagaatcataGTCCAGGGGTTAATATTATGATAGTGATAGCAAAcactggaatatcgaggatgcaaaAGCCTGTGCTTCATCTGTACATGTATGCCGCGCATTCCGGATACCTGTTCACAAGCACGTAGATGGATTTCCGCTGAGTACTTTGGcgttttgtgttgtttttttcttcttttttttatcatttaatatttGCACCGCTAAATCTCGATTTGTTTGTTCTTGTTTAATGGCCTATCAGGGATCAATTACATCAACTTTTAATTTAagggcccactacctttccgaaacggcatttaattttaaaaatgggaatgtaaaacgagatcgataattttgtagagtcaaaaaagttattaactaaccgctaatactacatttatcatcaccttctgaacaattctattgaaataaataaaatgttaattttcataacgcgggccgtcctatgtttcccgccgtcgtcctaaataccgcgcggtagttgactatcactgcgccatacggcaaaacagcgaaattactctccactgttttcatgtATTACGCAGGAAACTTGCATATTTTTGGTGTTGTAAGCTCGTCTTAGTCCactggtatatattttctgatgttattaatgtttttaggaaaactttatattttgctccggaaaggtagtgggcctttaaaataattaagtgcgttctaaaatattttctatgttTTGATGGACatccaaaaaatgaaaatcctTTTTcgagttaaaaaaaaaaaaaaaaacaaaaacaaaaaaaccctcAAAGACTTCATTGTGTATGATACCTTTTCTTCGGGACTGGGGACCTTATAAAGGTAGGGTCGATAGGACGATCTCCTTCTCGGAGTTCAGGCATGAAGTCTTCCAGGGAGGACTCGGATGACGACTGTTTGGTCTCACGCCACCATGTACCATCATTACTGTCATCCTGTAACCAAGACGAGAATAACGATTACTTTGTAGAGATTTTTTTGCAGGTCAATATTTCGCGGTTTCTATATTAGCGGGCGATTTACCTATCTATATAATTCGTGAATATAAACGAAATATTATTATTGGGTTTATGAATATTTCACTTGTGTTTAGAACTCGCGGATTCTATTCTAAACGAAAACGTGACTATAGCGACAATTAACCTTTCGCGAATTTTAACCGCTTTACAGTATGTACCAACTGTGTAGAGCAAAGATTTGTAATTTATGGTCAAACCGAGATTTCCGagagaacaatacatttatatgtatatatgtatttagaaTTCACTACTAGATATTACTCCATTAATTAAAAGTGGATATATATTcgaaatatttatcattaaagagaaaaaaaaaatgatgaatatgTGTTTGGTGATTATTACAGTCATACGTTCGTCCTTGTCGTGAATTTACCCCCGGACGCACAAAAAGTTTAAGACCATATAGTATGTTGTTAAAACTAAAAGCAACATTTCAGAATAGTTTCGTTTAATCTTGCAGACAAATTGTACCGAGCTACACATCTAGACTTACCGTATCAAACCAGAAGCTAGCAGATATCTCTAGAGAAGGGCTATTAACATCGCCATGTGACCTTCCCGCCATTGGGTCCAGCAGCTGACACACTTCCTCTAGCTCCACTTCCTCGGCTATCGGCCGGAACCTAGGACGATCCAACACAACATCGTGCTGACTGGCTCCCTCTGCGATCTCCGTGCaacaattatcatttttctctgttttaagCCATGTCAGCCTTCTCTTGCGCAATCGCCTGGAGGATTCACTTCTGGTCATACAACTGCGCGTGCCGTTCTGGTTAAGGACCACTTCTCTATCTTCACTTCTCCCGAAGAATTGAAAAGGCGAAAGACGAACATCATGTTCGCTGTGATTTTCTTTGTTATCTAAAACGTCTCCTTCAAAGTGTAATGGAGACTGTGACACATCCGAATCTTTTTCTGTGTCCATAGCACCGGATACATTTTCGCTATTTACCTGTACTTCCTGTTTTGTATCAGAATCGGACATAGTTCCAGACCTACTGTCTCCAGttcttttcctattttttccaCGATTATTACTTGTTTTGTGAAGCCATTCTCTAGAATCTTTCTTGTATCTTCGGCCGTTTGTTAGAATCGGAAATTTAGCATCTTCAGATTTATCTATGAATATCGGCACTTTCCCGTCAACAAAACACCAAATAGGTTTGTTTTCACTCATTTCCTCTCGGAAAACTGTACCATCTAGTAAAAGTATCCGAATCACATGTGCTAACTAGGATCCAACTCAGTTTGCAAGCGACATTGATGGTTGCTAATGAAGCTACATGTCATAGACATTATGACGTTTCttatattatgacgtcatcacatCAAGtattcaacaaaatacattatgacgtcacacatCTTTGTTGTTACGCCGTGAATCTCCATAGCGCCTACATAGATCAACAATATGTAAGAAGTATACGCGCCACTTAGGCACGGGTAAGTGTTCGTTCTATCTTGGTGTAGATATCCATAAAGGTACGTAATTAGCACAGACGTGCGATGATTTTTCATGTCTAcgatttatatttttgtatatctgAATCTAAATTTTATTCttgatatttttcatatctgaatctgtttttttaattatcttgCATCATTGCAATCGGGGTGTGTTAATCTGTTATCATCAGTGTTGTGATAATTTTGCATGTCTATACAGACGGTTTTTGGAGATATATGGTTATTAGTTAAATAGGAACAGAGAAAATGTAGCAACTACACCGGAGTTCCAACCGGGGACCCCCGAGTACCAGGCGAATGCTCTACCGATCGCGATTAAGCATTGATAATGCGTTCGCCGATGATCGCTCCAGACCAATTCCACtacatacagtatatgtatacaCCGTCCAATTGTGTCACCCCTAAGATATATACATTCAGTAACTTTTCTCCGCCTCAAGATTCGCTCAAGATTCGCTCAATTTACATCGTTCCTCATCAGAATCTCATCAACGGAAAGCATTAATTGGTTTGTAATGATATCTGGTAATATTGGCATTAGTTGATTAAAGTTACACCCgtaatatacataaattaaaTAGATATCCTAAGCTGAATGTTTAAATATCCTGACGTGTTCCTTTCTGATGTTTACAGATTTGATTATGTTACATTCAATACATTCGATACATTAATCACATCCCTGGGAGGGAATTCGATATACACATGGGATAATAATAGTGATACTGACTGACTTGTAATGTCACTATAACATTAACTGTTTACACTAGTTAATTTtgtctttcattttttttgtaaaatcaaattttatagtTGATACTTAcattaagaaaattttgacCTACATACATTTATTACTTTAACATAACGATGTCCAAAATAACTTTGTATGACATGTTGCATGCTTCTCTGGCATCTTCGTGAACTAGAATTAAACAAACGTTTATAACAGAACAATAATTTTCTCTCGACTGTTTTATAGGTAAGTTACCTTTATAAAAAATGCAATCCTGTCTTAAGATGTCTTTAAATTACTCTGACTGTTGATAGAACGGTAAACgtgataaaacaaacaaacacaaaaaaaaaaaaaccaacaaataaACCATTATGTCAGAACATGGAGTCACTGAGTGGCTATatgaattgatattttttttatgaaatacgAGTTATCCTCCTTTAGACACACTGTTCTCTGccaattatttttgtattatacattacataatttcatgacgatttaattttgtgattcACAATCATATGAATTCTACAGTACCTTATAGATAGTTAGAAACTCTTTCGCGACGTCTATATTTTGCTAATTCAAATCACCTGCCAAGTGCTGGGGAAATTGAATAAGATTTTTCTGTAGTTAAAGAAATTTGATAAAAGTTGTTATATCGTCTTTCAGGCTACTATAGGGCAATTTTTATGTCATATTAACTATGTTAGTTTTACCAAGTCGATGTTTTTTCCTGCGCTTACTCCGGGTTTGCTTCGCTAAAATCTAGTATTGAAGTCGCAGATTACACTAGCAGTTCATATGGTATAAAATCATACGAAACCAATGGTCTTCGCCAAGGCGGTGGTGATAGTCCCTCTCGTTAAACATTAAGGACCATTAACACAGTTTAGCTTAAAGAAATCTAGCTATTCCTCAATTTAATGTATTGGTTATTTATATTGAACTGTGCAAGGTTATTCCTCAATTTAATGTATTGGTTATTTAT is a genomic window of Argopecten irradians isolate NY chromosome 10, Ai_NY, whole genome shotgun sequence containing:
- the LOC138333607 gene encoding uncharacterized protein is translated as MSENKPIWCFVDGKVPIFIDKSEDAKFPILTNGRRYKKDSREWLHKTSNNRGKNRKRTGDSRSGTMSDSDTKQEVQVNSENVSGAMDTEKDSDVSQSPLHFEGDVLDNKENHSEHDVRLSPFQFFGRSEDREVVLNQNGTRSCMTRSESSRRLRKRRLTWLKTEKNDNCCTEIAEGASQHDVVLDRPRFRPIAEEVELEEVCQLLDPMAGRSHGDVNSPSLEISASFWFDTDDSNDGTWWRETKQSSSESSLEDFMPELREGDRPIDPTFIRSPVPKKREKLALSSDEYEERPEMMGPLGNLYFRRIPRSPLGPPPDETDSE